A genomic window from Salvia hispanica cultivar TCC Black 2014 chromosome 5, UniMelb_Shisp_WGS_1.0, whole genome shotgun sequence includes:
- the LOC125187761 gene encoding uncharacterized protein LOC125187761: MPAVWFALRRTMKCRSEQTDVHDPDAAASSNLSNISTKRSSARSGCSRSISNLKDVINGSKRHMEKPAICSPRSIGSSELLNPITHQVMLDSATCELKISGAYGASDFVGVLKPLGQGTSPGRRSSSRRGGVSSTRTRSSFGGLFCPKCGDHFVRWEALEAHHLSKHAVSEVGEGDSSRRIVEIICRARPDSARTGIERILKVHNMQKTLAQFEEYREVVKIRASKLAKKHPRCLADGNELLRFHGAMLECPLGAKGSASLCASEKCRVCRILQDGFVGRKEGVFTASTSSRAIEMVEGDSSLRKALIVCRVIAGRVHRPLESIEEMVSQSGFDSVAGKVGAHSNIEELYLLSARALLPCFVVIYKC; the protein is encoded by the exons ATGCCCGCTGTTTGGTTCGCTTTGAGGAGGACAATGAAATGCAGATCAGAGCAAACCGACGTCCATGATCCCGATGCGGCGGCGAGCAGCAATCTGAGCAATATCTCGACGAAGAGGTCGAGCGCCCGGTCCGGTTGTTCGAGGTCGATTTCGAATCTGAAAGACGTGATCAACGGCAGCAAGAGACACATGGAGAAGCCCGCAATCTGCAGCCCGAGATCCATCGGAAGCAGCGAGCTTCTCAACCCGATCACTCACCAGGTCATGCTCGACAGCGCCACGTGTGAGCTCAAAATCAGCGGCGCATACGGCGCCTCTGATTTTGTCGGAGTACTGAAGCCGCTCGGCCAGGGCACCAGCCCTGGCCGAAGGTCGTCAAGTAGAAGGGGTGGTGTTTCTTCCACAAGGACGAGATCTTCATTCGGAGGCCTCTTCTGCCCCAAATGTGGCGACCACTTTGTCAGATGGGAAGCTCTCGAGGCGCATCACCTCTCCAAACACGCAG TTAGTGAAGTAGGCGAGGGAGACTCTTCTAGAAGGATCGTGGAGATAATCTGTCGAGCGAGGCCGGACAGTGCTCGGACCGGAATCGAGAGGATTCTGAAAGTGCACAACATGCAGAAGACATTGGCACAATTTGAGGAGTATCGAGAAGTGGTGAAAATCAGAGCGAGCAAACTAGCTAAAAAGCATCCGCGTTGCCTGGCCGATGGGAACGAGCTGCTGAGATTCCACGGCGCGATGCTGGAGTGCCCTCTCGGCGCGAAGGGGTCAGCCAGCCTCTGCGCGTCCGAGAAATGCAGGGTGTGCCGGATTCTACAGGACGGGTTCGTGGGAAGGAAAGAGGGAGTGTTCACGGCCTCAACGAGCAGCAGAGCGATCGAAATGGTGGAAGGGGATTCGTCGCTGAGGAAGGCACTCATAGTTTGTAGAGTGATAGCGGGAAGGGTGCATAGGCCGCTGGAGAGTATTGAGGAAATGGTTTCTCAGTCAGGTTTTGATTCGGTTGCTGGGAAAGTGGGGGCTCATTCCAACATTGAAGAGCTGTATTTGCTCAGCGCAAGAGCTCTGCTTCCTTGCTTTGTAGTCATATACAAATGTTGA